In a single window of the Thermofilum uzonense genome:
- a CDS encoding 50S ribosomal protein L10, which yields MSSLAVVSTGRMNPARMRKAKAVEELVEYLKRYKYFMVAGITGLPSSVVKGSRDLLRQKDSVLKVVKNTLFLIALRQAGRYSDEFKQALRGQNAVVFTNSNPFEVLIFLDKQKIMRPARPGDVATSEIVVPAGNTGIPPGPAISLFNKLNIPMRVQEGSIWIAKDTVVAKPGDTISPELADLLSKLGMKPIESKLNVKLIFIDGRMVKPEDVELSPQLYIDRIKSAHSQAFNLSVNAALPLPEVMSILVAKAYREALSVAVEAGIPDKEVLPYAISKAVAEAQALYNLLKSKNPNI from the coding sequence GTGAGCAGTCTAGCTGTTGTTTCCACTGGGAGAATGAATCCGGCGCGAATGCGTAAAGCCAAAGCTGTTGAAGAGCTGGTAGAATACCTGAAAAGGTATAAATACTTCATGGTTGCCGGGATTACCGGACTCCCCTCTTCCGTCGTAAAGGGTAGTCGAGATCTGCTAAGGCAAAAAGACTCTGTACTAAAAGTAGTGAAGAACACCCTCTTCCTGATTGCTTTAAGACAGGCTGGAAGATATTCCGATGAATTTAAACAGGCTTTAAGAGGACAAAACGCTGTAGTGTTCACCAACTCTAATCCTTTCGAAGTGCTAATCTTCCTGGACAAGCAGAAGATCATGAGGCCAGCACGCCCGGGTGACGTGGCAACAAGTGAAATAGTTGTTCCTGCTGGTAATACAGGAATACCTCCGGGTCCCGCTATAAGTCTGTTTAACAAACTTAACATCCCCATGCGAGTTCAGGAGGGAAGTATATGGATCGCCAAGGATACAGTAGTGGCAAAGCCCGGAGATACAATATCCCCCGAGCTAGCAGACCTTTTAAGCAAGCTTGGAATGAAGCCCATTGAGAGCAAGCTAAACGTTAAGCTAATCTTCATTGACGGACGAATGGTGAAGCCTGAAGACGTTGAGCTGAGCCCGCAATTATACATTGATAGAATCAAGAGTGCGCACTCCCAGGCCTTCAACTTGTCTGTTAACGCGGCCTTACCGCTCCCAGAAGTGATGAGTATACTTGTAGCTAAGGCTTACAGGGAGGCTTTGTCGGTAGCGGTAGAGGCAGGTATTCCAGACAAAGAAGTCCTACCCT